A part of Magnetospirillum sp. genomic DNA contains:
- a CDS encoding ABC transporter substrate-binding protein, whose protein sequence is MRKLAGAAAFAASTLTAVSGFAQAPVELRYMCYADANECEVSRELLDKFERANPGIKVVVDKVGFNVVREQLETRLQAGQGPDMARVTNLAGLNKYYLDLRPLVNAAYWEENFAQTLNWMRVGSNDKGIYGFLTQLTVTGPFVNKTMFAEAGVAVPPAGATWDDWAAAIKQVQQKLNVYSGIEMDRSGHRFAGPAMSYGAKYFDANGRPALIDDGFKAFSERMVRWHREGIMKEIWPGASGARWRNGADQFINRDTVMHVAGSWMIQRYSETIGDRFDWVAIPQPCGPAGCGAMPGGAAMVGFKATRNPQAVARVMEFMASEPVLKEYYERTLQIPAHKGLAARGLDYGKDVSPAAIAALKAFTANYDKVPAQAHQLQGYERNVAVFNATVNHISQAITGTLTLDEAYRKINEEVTQAIGN, encoded by the coding sequence ATGCGTAAACTGGCAGGTGCGGCCGCCTTTGCCGCTTCGACTCTGACCGCCGTTTCGGGCTTCGCCCAAGCGCCCGTCGAACTCCGTTACATGTGCTACGCCGACGCCAACGAATGCGAAGTGTCGCGCGAATTGCTCGACAAGTTCGAGCGCGCCAATCCCGGCATCAAAGTCGTGGTCGACAAGGTCGGCTTCAACGTGGTGCGCGAACAGCTCGAGACGCGCCTGCAGGCCGGCCAAGGCCCCGATATGGCGCGCGTCACCAATCTCGCCGGCCTCAATAAATACTATCTCGACCTGCGCCCGCTCGTGAACGCCGCCTATTGGGAAGAGAATTTCGCCCAGACGCTGAACTGGATGCGCGTGGGCAGCAACGACAAGGGCATCTACGGGTTCCTCACGCAGCTCACCGTCACCGGGCCGTTCGTCAACAAGACGATGTTTGCCGAAGCCGGCGTGGCCGTTCCGCCCGCCGGTGCCACGTGGGACGATTGGGCGGCTGCGATCAAGCAGGTGCAGCAGAAGCTCAACGTCTATTCGGGCATCGAGATGGACCGCTCGGGCCATCGCTTCGCCGGACCCGCCATGTCGTACGGGGCCAAGTATTTCGACGCGAACGGCCGTCCGGCCCTCATCGACGACGGCTTCAAGGCCTTCTCGGAGCGCATGGTGCGCTGGCATCGCGAAGGCATCATGAAGGAAATCTGGCCGGGTGCATCGGGTGCGCGTTGGCGCAACGGGGCGGACCAGTTCATCAACCGTGACACGGTCATGCATGTCGCGGGCTCGTGGATGATCCAGCGCTATTCGGAAACGATCGGCGACCGTTTCGACTGGGTTGCGATCCCGCAGCCTTGCGGCCCGGCTGGCTGCGGTGCGATGCCCGGCGGTGCGGCGATGGTGGGCTTCAAGGCCACGCGCAATCCGCAGGCCGTGGCCCGCGTGATGGAGTTCATGGCGTCGGAGCCCGTGCTCAAGGAATACTACGAGCGCACGCTCCAGATCCCGGCGCACAAGGGCCTCGCCGCGCGCGGCCTCGACTACGGCAAGGACGTGTCGCCCGCCGCCATTGCGGCCTTGAAGGCGTTCACGGCCAACTACGACAAGGTGCCGGCCCAGGCGCACCAGCTGCAGGGCTATGAGCGCAACGTTGCGGTCTTCAACGCGACGGTGAACCATATCTCGCAGGCGATCACCGGCACCCTCACGCTCGACGAGGCGTACCGCAAGATCAACGAAGAGGTTACCCAAGCGATCGGGAACTAA
- a CDS encoding sugar ABC transporter permease — protein MAAEAEPGPSAVVDTTDGGPAMRWVVTPLLAAFEPPMRWLQTKLGLRGLPYVFLLPTMAIFGLFSFLPALLNIYISFTGGASTILADRPFVGLRNYEALLACESIFVPKSCPVSGFGFWTGMWNTLLFAVIQVPIMTAVALATAIVLNREIRARGFWRALFFYPVMLSPVVVAVVWDWVLKRRGILNALLAELAETRNALAAWGPLEMVAKIAALLVVAAIARRLWALRAKGGLAIAALVLCACAAAWLVFAWDVRASIATQAWRPVNWLADANSSWPFFWVVFVYTWSHLGFFMLILLAGLQAIPRDLYEAAEMDGTPKWRAFVRITVPLLMPTLLVVLVLSLIRAFQIFDEVYVLTGGGPGTATRMVIQEIYESAFVSDAKLYGVAAAASVLLAGVVLVLTLVQLALTRRKAGA, from the coding sequence ATGGCTGCTGAAGCCGAACCGGGCCCGTCTGCGGTCGTCGACACGACCGACGGCGGGCCCGCTATGCGTTGGGTCGTAACGCCGCTGCTTGCGGCGTTCGAACCGCCGATGCGCTGGCTGCAGACGAAGCTGGGCTTGCGCGGCCTGCCGTACGTGTTTTTGCTGCCGACGATGGCGATTTTCGGGCTGTTCAGTTTCCTGCCCGCTTTGCTGAATATCTACATTTCCTTCACAGGCGGCGCCTCGACGATCCTCGCCGACCGGCCCTTCGTGGGCTTGCGCAACTACGAAGCGCTGCTTGCCTGCGAGTCCATCTTCGTGCCCAAAAGCTGCCCCGTGTCGGGTTTCGGCTTCTGGACCGGCATGTGGAACACGCTGCTCTTCGCCGTGATCCAGGTGCCGATCATGACGGCGGTAGCCCTTGCCACCGCGATCGTTCTCAACCGCGAAATCCGCGCGCGCGGCTTCTGGCGCGCTTTGTTTTTCTATCCCGTCATGCTGTCGCCGGTCGTGGTCGCAGTCGTGTGGGATTGGGTGTTGAAGCGGCGCGGCATTCTGAATGCGTTGCTGGCGGAACTTGCCGAGACGCGCAACGCGCTGGCCGCCTGGGGGCCGCTCGAAATGGTCGCCAAGATCGCCGCCCTCCTCGTCGTGGCCGCGATCGCGCGTCGCTTATGGGCGCTGCGTGCCAAAGGCGGTTTGGCGATCGCGGCCCTTGTTTTGTGCGCATGTGCCGCCGCGTGGCTCGTGTTCGCGTGGGATGTGCGCGCAAGCATCGCCACGCAAGCCTGGCGGCCGGTCAACTGGCTGGCCGATGCCAATTCGTCGTGGCCGTTCTTCTGGGTTGTGTTCGTCTATACCTGGTCGCATCTGGGCTTCTTCATGCTGATCCTGCTTGCAGGTTTGCAGGCGATCCCGCGCGATCTCTACGAAGCAGCCGAGATGGACGGCACGCCCAAATGGCGCGCCTTCGTGCGCATCACGGTGCCGCTCTTGATGCCCACGCTGCTTGTGGTTCTCGTCCTTTCGCTGATCCGCGCCTTCCAGATTTTCGACGAGGTCTATGTGCTCACCGGCGGCGGGCCCGGGACCGCCACGCGCATGGTGATCCAGGAAATCTACGAATCCGCGTTTGTCAGCGACGCCAAGCTCTACGGCGTGGCGGCGGCGGCCTCGGTGCTGCTGGCCGGCGTTGTTTTGGTGCTGACCTTGGTGCAGCTCGCACTCACGCGGCGA